The sequence GACAGGTTTGGTGATCGGTAGTGGTGGTGGCAGCCCCAGTAATCAATGGGAAGCGGCTAACATTTTTCTCGAAAAGGGATTGCGTCGAGTTGGCCCGTATCGCGTCACTCAAACAATGGGAAGCACCACCGCCGCGTGTCTGGCGACGCCGTTTGGCATCAAAGGCATCAATTACTCAATTTCGTCAGCTTGTGCGACATCGGCGCACTGCATCGGCCATGGTTATGAGCAAATACAGTTTGGCAAACAGGACATTGTTTTTGCCGGTGGTGCGGAGGAAATGCACTGGATTTTGACCATGATGTTCGACGCCATGGGCGCGTTATCGACCAAGTACAATGAAACCCCTGAGCGGGCCTCACGGCCATACGACCGTGATCGAGATGGGTTTGTCATCGCCAACGGCGGGGCGGTCGTTGTGCTCGAGGAATATGAACATGCCAAGGCGCGGGGGGCGAAAATCTACGCTGAAGTGACAGGGTTCGGTTCGACCTCCGACGGTTATGACATGGTGGCGCCTTCAGGAGAAGGGGCTGTGCGCTGCATGAAACAGGCGATTGCCACAGCACGTCAACCGATTGACTATATCAATGCCCATGGTACGTCGACGCCGGTTGGTGATGTGACCGAATTGAAAGCCATTCGCGAAGTCTTTGGTGAGCGCATCCCGTATATCAGTTCCACAAAGTCGCTGGCAGGGCATTCGCTGGGGGCAACTGGCGCCATGGAAGCAATTTTTAGCCTGCTCATGATGAAACATGGGTTTATTGCCGCAAGCGCCAATATCGAGAATCTTGATCCCGAAGCAGAAGGCATGCCGGTGGTTATGCAGCGGATCGATGATGTCGAGTTGAACGCGGTGTTATCGAACAGCTTCGGCTTTGGCGGGACCAACGCTTGTTTAGTGTTTGAGGGATGCGATGCGTAGATCAAGAAAGGCGCCCTAACGGCGCCTTTCTTAATCCCAGTCAACAAAAAGATCCGCTTGTAACGGTACATTTTCGGGGCCATGGCGGTAACGCGAAAAATCCTGATAACCTCGTTCGCGCAAAATGGTCTCGTCAATGATCGTTTGCCCCGTCAATTCTTTCGGATCGCTTCGCACAATTTCAAATGTGGCGTCTGCCATAATCTCCGGCGTGCGCGCATGTTTGAGCATTTCCTGATTTCCGACCGCGAATTCAATGGCGGCTGTGGCAATAATGGTTTTTGGCCAGAGACAATTGACACCGATGCCATAGGGTCGGAATTCTTCTGCCATTCCCAAGCTTAATAACGTCATACCGTATTTTGATAGCGTGTAAGGGGCATGTGGGGCCAGCCATTTTTTCTCTAGTTGGATGGGCGGACTCATACTGACGATGTGCGCATGATCTGATTGTTTTAAATAGGGCAGTGCACAGCGAGCACAGACAAACACTGCTCTTGCGTTAATGGCCATCATCAGGTCAAAACGCTTTGTCTCCGTCTGTTCAACCGGGGTCAACTGGATGGCGCCAGCGTTATTGATCAGAATATCAATGCCACCAAAATGTTCGGCGGCCTCGGCCATGGCTCGTGCGACGGCTTGGTCGTCCCGCACATCGACTGCCAAAGGCAATGCTCGGCCACCAAGTTCGCGCACTTCTTCGGCAACGCTGTGTATAGTACCCGGTAATTTGGGATGAGGTGTTGAAGTTTTGGCCGCAATGACAACGTTGACACCATGTTTTGCCAGCTTAAGGGCGATAGCTCGTCCGATGCCGCGGCTTGCACCGGTGATAAAAGCAGTTAAATTGTCAAGTTGCTCACGTTTCACTGGGTTGCCTCCTGATTATCCATCAAAACACTTGGTGATGCTTTCATTGTAGCGGTGTTTTATCGTTTTCGTCGGCTAAATAAGCGATGCCTCTTGAGGTTAGGATCGCAATTGCCTATCCTTGCGGCTCATCTTTAATGTACCGTTCGTTTTGACGGAAAAATGATGTCATCAAACTTATTCCAAGCGCTCACCCTTGACGGCTTTTTGGCGGTCACACTCACTTACGGTGAACAGCACATCGAAAGTGATTGGATACCATTGCCACAAGGCGGCCGGTTTCGTTGGTTAGACAATGGGGTTTTATTAGCCGAACCGCATGACCAACCGGAAAAAACATTGTCTTTGGTCATCTCTTCGGGCATTCATGGTAACGAAACCGCACCGATTGAAATCGTTGATGAGCTTGTCCGTAAGCTCTTGGGTGGTGACATTAAACTTGCCGTGCCCGTATTATTGATCATGGGTAACGTGCTTGCCATGCAGGTGCAGCAGAGGTTTGTCAATGAAAACATGAACCGACTGTTCAATGGTAAGCACGCTGGAAAAACACACTATGAAGCCCATCGGGCAAGGCAACTCGAAGATTATGTCAAAACATTTTTCCGCGCCTATGACGCTCCAATTAAGCGTCACTATGATTTACATACGGCCATTCGACGTTCGCATCACGAGAAATTTGCCATCTATCCGTATCCGGATGGCCGGCCCTGGAACTTAGAGGAAATCAACCATCTGGAATGTTGCGGCGTTAATGCCATTTTGCTCGGCCATCAACCGTCAAGCACATTTTCCTATTTTTCAAGTCATGCCTGCGCTGCGTATGGGTTTACGGTGGAGCTGGGGCAAGTCAAACCTTTCGGCCAGAATGACATGGAACGTTTTCGTGCCGTCCGTGAGCAGCTAGCGAGCTGGTTGTCGGGTGACAATATTCGACGCTCGCCAAAATTACCGAAAGTCCCTGTGTATTCAGTCGAAAAAGAACTTATTCGGCGCAGCGAAGACTTTGTGTTTTATGTGGATGATGCGGTGCCAAACTTCACTCGTTTTCCGGTTGGCACCTGCCTAATGAAGGATGCTGAAGGCAGTTATGTGGTTCAGCACGAAGATGAGGCGATTGTCTTTCCAAATAAAAATGTGCCCGTGGGGCAGCGTGTTGGCTTGATTGTTCGTCCCGTTGATGCAGCCTCAGTTTTTGGTACGCTGTCTAGCAATCATTGATATTACAGGAGTCAAGCATGGACAAAATTAAGGTGTCTATTATTGGTGGTGCTGGTTATGGCGCAGCAGAGATTCTTCGCCATTTGCTGGTGCGTGAGGACGTCGAAATTCTTCGGATCTCAAGTAAAGATCATGTGGGCGAGTCAATTAGCCGAGTGCATCGAAAATTGGCAGGTTATGAACACTTGATCCTTGAAGACATACCACCGAGAGAAGCAGCCAAAGGGGCCGATATTGTCTTTCTCGCGATGCCACACATCGTCACGGCCAAAGTGGCGATGGAACTGTTTGATCTCGACGTACGTATTATTGATCTTTCAGGCGACTTCAGGCTACACCGGCTCGAAGACTATCAGCGCGATTACGCGCCGGAACACCCGTGTCCAGAGCGTTTGGGGACATTTGTGTATGGTATGCCTGAGCTGAACGCAGATAAGATTAAAAATGCGCGCTATGTGGCCAGTCCAGGATGCTTTGCCACATGCATCGCGATGGGCTTGTTGCCTTTGGCGGATGCCGGATTGTTAAAAAGTGTTAACGTTCGCACCGTGGCGATCACAGGCTCATCTGGTTCCGGTGTACGCCCCCAGCTTGGCACCCACCATGCGATTCGCGCCAACAACTTAAAGGCATACAAAGTGCTCCATCACCAACATCGTGCGGAAATTGTTCAAACCTT comes from Gammaproteobacteria bacterium and encodes:
- a CDS encoding beta-ketoacyl-ACP synthase I, producing the protein MRRVVVTGIGVVSCLGLNQDEVTKSLKEGRSGIRRIDEFVEKGFRSQIAGKVEVDFSERIDRKIRRFMGESAALAYLAMEEAIADSGLEQKEISNERTGLVIGSGGGSPSNQWEAANIFLEKGLRRVGPYRVTQTMGSTTAACLATPFGIKGINYSISSACATSAHCIGHGYEQIQFGKQDIVFAGGAEEMHWILTMMFDAMGALSTKYNETPERASRPYDRDRDGFVIANGGAVVVLEEYEHAKARGAKIYAEVTGFGSTSDGYDMVAPSGEGAVRCMKQAIATARQPIDYINAHGTSTPVGDVTELKAIREVFGERIPYISSTKSLAGHSLGATGAMEAIFSLLMMKHGFIAASANIENLDPEAEGMPVVMQRIDDVELNAVLSNSFGFGGTNACLVFEGCDA
- a CDS encoding NAD(P)-dependent oxidoreductase; its protein translation is MKREQLDNLTAFITGASRGIGRAIALKLAKHGVNVVIAAKTSTPHPKLPGTIHSVAEEVRELGGRALPLAVDVRDDQAVARAMAEAAEHFGGIDILINNAGAIQLTPVEQTETKRFDLMMAINARAVFVCARCALPYLKQSDHAHIVSMSPPIQLEKKWLAPHAPYTLSKYGMTLLSLGMAEEFRPYGIGVNCLWPKTIIATAAIEFAVGNQEMLKHARTPEIMADATFEIVRSDPKELTGQTIIDETILRERGYQDFSRYRHGPENVPLQADLFVDWD
- the astE gene encoding succinylglutamate desuccinylase codes for the protein MMSSNLFQALTLDGFLAVTLTYGEQHIESDWIPLPQGGRFRWLDNGVLLAEPHDQPEKTLSLVISSGIHGNETAPIEIVDELVRKLLGGDIKLAVPVLLIMGNVLAMQVQQRFVNENMNRLFNGKHAGKTHYEAHRARQLEDYVKTFFRAYDAPIKRHYDLHTAIRRSHHEKFAIYPYPDGRPWNLEEINHLECCGVNAILLGHQPSSTFSYFSSHACAAYGFTVELGQVKPFGQNDMERFRAVREQLASWLSGDNIRRSPKLPKVPVYSVEKELIRRSEDFVFYVDDAVPNFTRFPVGTCLMKDAEGSYVVQHEDEAIVFPNKNVPVGQRVGLIVRPVDAASVFGTLSSNH
- the argC gene encoding N-acetyl-gamma-glutamyl-phosphate reductase, producing the protein MDKIKVSIIGGAGYGAAEILRHLLVREDVEILRISSKDHVGESISRVHRKLAGYEHLILEDIPPREAAKGADIVFLAMPHIVTAKVAMELFDLDVRIIDLSGDFRLHRLEDYQRDYAPEHPCPERLGTFVYGMPELNADKIKNARYVASPGCFATCIAMGLLPLADAGLLKSVNVRTVAITGSSGSGVRPQLGTHHAIRANNLKAYKVLHHQHRAEIVQTLGMAGGESIALDFVPVSAPLVRGILAISQLDLPAEHDEDSIRKIYEAYYAGNKLVSVMPKGMVPEVVAVQGTARVEIGINTRVDEETGVRTLCCTSAIDNLIKGGAGQAIQSFNLMTGKPAHYGLDMPGLWP